The following proteins come from a genomic window of Maribacter sp. HTCC2170:
- the ahcY gene encoding adenosylhomocysteinase translates to MSTKTVSYVPYKVKDISLADWGRKEIELAEAEMPGLMALRKEYKTEQPLKGARIAGCLHMTIQTAVLIETLVALGADVTWSSCNIFSTQDHAAAAIAAAGIPVYAWKGMNEEEFDWCIEQTLFFGEDRQPLNMILDDGGDLTNMVLDQYPELASAVKGLSEETTTGVHRLYERVKNGTLPMPAINVNDSVTKSKFDNKYGCRESAVDAIRRATDTMLAGKRVVVAGYGDVGKGTAASFKGAGAIVTVTEIDPICALQACMDGFEVKKLENVVGNADVVITTTGNKDIIQAKHFRAMRDKVIVCNIGHFDNEIDMAWLNENYGSTKDEIKPQVDKYTIDGKDIIVLAEGRLVNLGCATGHPSFVMSNSFTNQTLAQIELWKNSDSYKNEVYMLPKHLDEKVAKLHLSRLGAELTELREDQAEYIGVTVNGPFKPEYYRY, encoded by the coding sequence CCAAAACTGTTTCATATGTACCCTATAAGGTAAAAGATATTTCTCTAGCGGATTGGGGAAGAAAAGAGATTGAATTGGCCGAAGCAGAAATGCCAGGACTAATGGCTCTAAGAAAAGAGTATAAAACTGAACAACCGCTAAAGGGTGCTCGTATCGCAGGATGCTTACATATGACAATACAGACGGCAGTTTTAATTGAAACGCTCGTTGCTCTTGGTGCTGATGTGACCTGGAGCTCCTGTAATATTTTTTCAACTCAAGATCATGCAGCAGCAGCTATAGCAGCAGCTGGAATTCCTGTATATGCATGGAAAGGTATGAATGAGGAAGAATTTGATTGGTGCATAGAGCAAACTTTGTTCTTTGGGGAAGATCGTCAACCATTGAATATGATATTGGATGATGGTGGGGATCTTACCAATATGGTTTTGGACCAATACCCAGAACTGGCAAGTGCTGTAAAAGGACTTTCTGAAGAAACCACCACTGGTGTTCACCGTTTATATGAAAGAGTAAAGAATGGCACATTGCCAATGCCGGCAATCAACGTGAACGATTCGGTTACAAAATCTAAATTCGATAATAAATACGGTTGTCGCGAAAGTGCAGTTGACGCTATTCGTAGGGCCACTGATACTATGTTGGCAGGTAAGCGTGTCGTAGTTGCGGGTTATGGTGATGTAGGTAAAGGAACCGCTGCCTCTTTTAAAGGAGCGGGAGCCATTGTGACCGTTACTGAAATTGACCCAATTTGTGCGCTACAAGCCTGTATGGATGGTTTTGAAGTCAAAAAACTGGAAAATGTTGTAGGTAATGCCGATGTTGTAATCACCACAACCGGAAATAAAGATATTATACAGGCCAAACATTTTAGGGCCATGCGAGATAAGGTCATTGTTTGTAATATCGGGCATTTTGATAATGAAATAGATATGGCATGGTTGAATGAAAACTACGGTTCTACCAAGGATGAAATAAAACCGCAGGTTGATAAGTATACTATTGACGGCAAGGATATTATTGTATTGGCCGAAGGAAGATTGGTAAATCTGGGTTGTGCTACTGGCCACCCAAGTTTTGTAATGAGTAATTCATTTACAAACCAAACTTTGGCCCAAATTGAATTATGGAAAAACAGTGATTCCTATAAGAACGAAGTTTATATGCTACCGAAACATTTAGATGAGAAAGTGGCCAAATTACATCTTTCCAGATTGGGGG